In Diorhabda sublineata isolate icDioSubl1.1 chromosome 4, icDioSubl1.1, whole genome shotgun sequence, a single window of DNA contains:
- the LOC130443152 gene encoding protein artemis: MSTFSGKIKEIPNISVDRFVEENLKSEIFFLSHCHTDHMVGLDSYNFKSELMDNKKYLYASEISCAILKNMYPQYGDCLKILPLNTPKIFQLKNNSFAVTLIPAGHCPGSVMFLFENDKKILYTGDYRVNINDIKKFTAFYNTCGSVKIMDKIYLDTTFFLKNYPSFPKRDESLEQLCDILKKWLEENASIFVHVKTSAKYGYEYVYKEIFKKIGMPVHVNKDFYKFYNLIPELDGTVTLDPTKTRIHGNCGTKLAYNCLSDEKLLEIKTVKLSAMMWNKNRKYEPKIGTHCICYSTHASYEEGVALINFLKPKDIEICVEHEDVCINNEIRKLVQHHLLKIRNVSPSNQSVEPKLFNIGKRKESLVKNMNYEIFESSNSENSSNRTDLNVVKHNESQSEEQFLDTVQNSDDDKNVLYKIMFGSPEISTNKVVDIIPDVSDEEDSVIYNIINWSPNKKKKL; this comes from the coding sequence ATGAGCACTTTTAGCgggaaaataaaagaaattccaAATATTAGCGTCGATAgatttgttgaagaaaatctaaaatctgaaattttttttctatcgcATTGTCACACTGATCATATGGTGGGATTAGATTCGTATAATTTTAAATCCGAATTGatggataataaaaaatatttatacgcTTCGGAAATATCGTgcgcaatattaaaaaatatgtacccTCAGTATGGagattgtttgaaaatattaccATTAAATACCCCTaagatatttcaattaaaaaataattcttttgcTGTTACGCTCATACCTGCAGGACACTGTCCTGGTTctgtaatgtttttatttgaaaatgataaaaaaattttatatacggGGGATTATCGAGTGAatattaatgatataaaaaaatttactgcTTTTTATAATACATGTGGTTCCGTTAAAATAatggataaaatatatttagatactacgttttttttgaaaaattatccgAGTTTTCCTAAACGCGACGAAAGTCTTGAGCAACTGtgtgatattttaaaaaagtggtTAGAAGAAAATGCCAGTATTTTTGTACACGTAAAAACAAGTGCTAAATACGGTTATGAATATGTTTATAaagagatatttaaaaaaatcggcATGCCAGTACATGTAAACAaagatttttacaaattttataatctcATCCCTGAATTAGATGGTACTGTAACTTTAGACCCAACTAAAACTCGAATACACGGTAATTGCGGGACAAAACTTGCATATAACTGCCTTTCCGATGAAAAACTACTCGAAATAAAAACCGTTAAATTATCGGCAATGATGTGgaataaaaatagaaagtaCGAACCTAAAATCggaacacactgtatatgttATTCTACGCATGCTTCGTACGAAGAAGGCGTGGCATTAATAAACTTTCTAAAACCTAAAGATATAGAAATATGTGTCGAACATGAGGATGTTTgtataaacaatgaaataagaaaactcGTTCAacatcatttattaaaaatacgaaatgtttCACCAAGTAATCAATCTGTGGAACCTAAATTATTCAACATCGGAAAACGAAAAGAATCTTTggtgaaaaatatgaattatgaaatatttgaaagttcGAATTCTGAAAATTCTTCAAACAGAACTGATTTAAATGTTGTGAAACACAATGAGTCACAAAGTGAAGAACAGTTTTTAGATACAGTGCAAAATAGTGATGACGATAAAAAtgtgttatataaaataatgtttggATCACCTGAAATCAGTACAAATAAAGTAGTAGACATTATTCCAGACGTATCTGATGAAGAAGATAGCGTAATATACAATATCATCAATTGGTCcccaaataaaaagaaaaagttatag
- the LOC130443151 gene encoding zinc finger protein 420-like → MEESFDLTWEDSSTVVQTEEVICGIENEILPSENVEFTGVQEETVTDEVIEIQEKEEVIELPDIQETQEVQENVDHGIMYLPDGNMLVVNDQGRSDYQGQIMDCQVSEEIITGEWGESCAEEIVVGSEEAVGTEDGNREDFDIPLPTDQDEYTAARPYPCDFCSRRFRKKANLMNHMVAHQTDRPHGCNLCGVRYIRKCDLMNHLKIHAYIPDADGLEEQNIQPMDEMMDDNTDKKKKTKQIKKKKKIKEEYDQYEDDLGASSSRGYNYVEEDVKLMEQMSNNIKHDYDYIHEEEEEVQQPSESRYPITDPRKPFVCQHCGVGFAREKAMMSHLRMHSEGDSPFECQRCGEMFWDLIQMKEHAKEKHGDVEGFDDDEDDDDDYSEEDTKYGTYYCSTCGLSFHRQDNLRRHQRIHVKEEFVNEHEFGHICNVCGESFQEALDLLAHAEVHARTLEYRCMICGELAEDEHVLAVHVQAKHGKNLPPNTCMLCGRSCKDRRTLLKHSWEHSKEKIFACTKCDKTFHNKARLKRHMLSHRNKVVTCDVCGEDFPDGRSLMNHRHSHSNVSGRQFPCRECGKTFGSRSSQQIHIRIHTGERPYGCRFCWKAFADGGTLRKHERIHTGEKPYACAVCPRAFNQRVVLREHIRSHHSGPDPKYSNSMTPYCCSVCSDMFTTSQDLILHLIHHCDMNTAMKRQPQIGPRKYKRRRKLKPHELELITRVEEGDNDQSEDLGDNYTDSEEEKERKRRYIRKQQPTKKSQSPESSKEIVPDTYAELYNSVSSTIENINSLVNSKSSTPKAKQQMKKLKTDQSIPSRPKMIHTQKTRVPVEAGEDGRVRHKTKTLITRTQPAEIKSATGERIRPRTKNVNYHVLQEKFPVATFGDVATDKDTTQEAVDNLLKQENVIVQPEHVIEETATPQHNNGVIYMDQFEHPTEVGAEQTVESETVPPPPVAQEPERFYEIRRVTTRSRSGNLGNSNSLKPGRHVIGPGSKVRLVKEGMIVSKARNKKSESENESPADQIQLQQPVKQEILDPSPLHELAEISMQHANATSQSLFKCEMCSEVFTDRAQLLVHVPIHI, encoded by the exons ATGGAAGAATCATTTGACTTAACATGGGAGGATTCATCCACAGTAGTACAAACCGAAGAGGTAATTTGTGGTATAGAAAATGAAATCCTCCCATCGGAAAATGTCGAATTCACTGGAGTTCAAGAAGAGACAGTTACAGATGAAGTTatagaaatacaagaaaaagaggAAGTCATTGAATTACCGGATATACAAGAAACACAG GAAGTGCAAGAAAATGTTGATCATGGTATTATGTACCTACCAGATGGTAATATGCTTGTAGTTAATGATCAAGGCAGAAGTGATTATCAAGGACAGATAATGGATTGTCAAGTTTCTGAAGAGATCATTACTGGGGAATGGGGGGAAAGTTGTGCAGAAGAAATTG ttgTGGGTTCTGAAGAAGCAGTAGGTACAGAAGACGGTAACCGGGAAGATTTCGATATACCTCTACCGACTGACCAAGACGAATATACAGCAGCCAGACCTTACCCTTGCGATTTTTGCAGTAGGAGATTCAGGAAAAAAGCTAATCTCATGAATCACATGGTGGCACATCAAACTGATAGACCTCACGGTTGCAATTTGTGTGGTGTTCGGTATATAAGAAAATGCGATTTAATGAACCATCTCAAG ATTCATGCTTATATACCAGACGCAGACGGTTTAGAAGAACAAAATATTCAACCGATGGACGAAATGATGGATGATAATacagataaaaagaaaaaaactaaacagattaagaaaaagaagaaaatcaaaGAGGAATATGATCAATACGAAGATGATTTAG ggGCGTCCAGTTCTCGCGGTTACAATTACGTCGAAGAAGACGTAAAACTGATGGAACAAATGTCTAATAACATAAAACACGATTACGATTATATacacgaagaagaagaagaagtgcAACAACCTAGTGAATCCCGTTACCCCATTACGGATCCTAGAAAACCGTTCGTTTGTCAACATTGCGGCGTAGGATTCGCTAGAGAGAAAGCCATGATGTCCCATCTTAGGATGCATTCGGAAGGCGACAGTCCTTTCGAATGTCAAAGATGCGGCGAGATGTTTTGGGACTTGATTCAAATGAAGGAACACGCCAAAGAGAAACACGGCGACGTCGAAGGCTTCGATGACGACGAAGACGACGACGACGATTATTCCGAAGAGGATACCAAATACGGAACGTATTATTGTTCGACGTGCGGCTTATCATTTCACAGACAAGATAATCTTCGAAGACATCAAAGGATACACGTCAAAGAGGAATTCGTCAACGAACACGAATTCGGTCACATCTGCAACGTGTGCGGGGAATCCTTTCAGGAAGCTTTGGATTTGTTGGCGCACGCCGAAGTACACGCCAGGACACTCGAGTATAGGTGTATGATTTGCGGAGAATTGGCAGAGGATGAGCACGTTTTGGCGGTTCACGTACAG gctAAACACGGTAAAAATCTACCGCCAAATACTTGTATGTTGTGCGGAAGGTCCTGCAAAGACCGTAGGACCTTACTTAAACACTCCTGGGAACATTCTAAAGAAAAG atATTCGCTTGTACGAAATGCGACaaaacttttcataataaagcTCGATTGAAACGTCACATGTTATCGCACAGAAACAAAGTGGTAACGTGCGACGTGTGCGGCGAAGATTTCCCCGACGGTCGTTCGTTGATGAATCACCGACACAGTCACAGCAACGTTTCCGGTAGGCAATTTCCTTGCAGGGAATGCGGTAAAACGTTCGGTTCGAGAAGTTCCCAACAAATACACATCAGAATACATACGGGCGAACGACCGTACGGTTGTAGATTTTGTTGGAAAGCTTTCGCCGATGGCGGTACGTTACGCAAACACGAACGCATACATACTGGCGAGAAACCGTACGCGTGCGCCGTTTGTCCTCGAGCTTTTAATCAACGCGTCGTATTAAGGGAACACATAAGATCCCATCATTCCGGTCCCGATCCGAAATATTCCAATAGTATGACGCCGTATTGTTGTTCGGTTTGTTCGGATATGTTCACCACTTCGCAAGATTTGATATTACATTTGATACATCATTGCGATATGAATACAGCGATGAAACGTCAACCTCAAATCGGTCCTAGGAAATATAAAAGGAGAAGGAAATTGAAACCGCACGAATTGGAATTGATAACTAGAGTTGAAGAAGGGGATAACGATCAGTCAGAA GATTTAGGCGATAATTATACCGATTCGGAAgaggaaaaagaaagaaaaagaagatatataagaaaacaaCAGCCGACGAAAAAGTCGCAATCGCCGGAATCTTCGAAAGAAATAGTTCCTGATACTTACGCCGAATTATATAATAGCGTTTCGTCGACCATAG aaaatatcaattcttTGGTAAATTCGAAATCGTCAACACCGAAGGCGAAACAGcaaatgaagaaattgaaaacagATCAATCGATACCGAGCCGACCGAAAATGATACACACGCAAAAGACGCGCGTGCCAGTTGAAGCCGGCGAAGACGGTCGCGTAAGACACAAGACGAAAACTCTAATCACCAGAACCCAACCGGCGGAAATAAAATCGGCTACTG gTGAACGTATTCGTCCCCGAACGAAAAACGTCAACTATCACGTTCTGCAAGAGAAATTTCCCGTCGCGACATTCGGCGACGTCGCCACCGATAAAGATACCACCCAAGAAGCCGTCGATAATCTATTGAAACAAGAAAACGTTATAGTCCAACCGGAACACGTTATAGAGGAAACCGCAACGCCGCAACACAATAACGGAGTCATATACATGGATCAATTCGAACATCCGACAGAAGTCGGCGCCGAACAGACCGTCGAAAGCGAAACGGTTCCGCCTCCACCGGTCGCACAGGAACCGGAAAGATTTTACGAAATACGGAGAGTAACGACGAGATCGAGGAGTGGGAATCTTGGTAACAGTAATAGTTTGAAACCGGGTAGGCACGTCATCGGACCCGGAAGTAAA GTGAGACTCGTCAAAGAAGGTATGATAGTATCGAAGGCTCGTAACAAAAAATCCGAATCGGAAAACGAATCGCCGGCGGATCAGATCCAATTACAACAACCGGTGAAACAAGAAATATTAGATCCGAGTCCGTTGCACGAATTGGCCGAAATATCGATGCAACACGCCAACGCGACTTCGCAGAGTCTTTTTAAATGCGAAATGTGTAGCGAAGTGTTTACAGATAGGGCTCAATTACTCGTCCACGTACCGATACACATTTGA
- the LOC130443153 gene encoding cell cycle control protein 50A has translation MAQETPEPTKTKKPSDSAFKQQRLPAWQPILTAGTVLPSFFIIGIAFIPVGIGLLYFSDEVMEYVIDYTNCNKTTGYIGNWNESNETCADAINNNSSETCICRIKFNLTSDFNGTVYMYYGLTNYYQNHRRYVKSRDDSQLLGILSKEPSRDCLPFVFDGNKTPIAPCGAIANSMFNDNLTLYILNNDEPEPVPLLRKGIAWESDKKIKFHNPPGDDLEKAFAGYAKPKAWKKQIWELDTDPDNNGFQNEDFIVWMRTAALPTFRKLYRRVDHSQANFTNGLKRGTYILQVEYNYNVSTFSSTKRMILSTTSILGGKNPFLGIAYIVVGCVCLLLGIGLLFIHIKCGKSTSEMINVNPRTPYQ, from the exons atGGCACAGGAAACGCCAGAACCGactaaaactaaaaaaccaTCCG atAGTGCGTTTAAACAACAACGGCTTCCAGCATGGCAACCTATTTTAACGGCAGGAACAGTCCTTCCATCGTTTTTTATAATCGGCATTGCGTTTATACCTGTAGGTATaggtttattatatttttctgacGAAGTAATGGAATATGTCATCGATTatacaaattgtaataaaacCACCGGTTATATTGGAAATTGGAACGAATCTAATGAAACTTGCGCTGAcgctattaataataatagcaGTGAAACTTGTATTTGCAGGATTAAATTTAACCTCACCAGTGATTTTAAT GGTACGGTTTATATGTATTACGGCTTAACTAATTATTATCAGAATCATAGAAGGTATGTAAAATCTAGGGATGATAGTCAGTTATTAGGTATATTAAGCAAAGAACCATCAAGAGATTGTTTACCTTTTGTGTTTGATGGTAATAAGACCCCTATAGCACCCTGTGGAGCCATCGCCAATTCCATGTTTAATG ataatttgactttatatattttgaataacgaCGAACCTGAACCGGTTCCTTTGTTAAGGAAAGGCATCGCTTGGGAATCTGATAAGAAGATCAAGTTTCACAATCCACCGGGTGATGATTTGGAGAAAGCTTTTGCCGGTTACGCCAAACCGAAAGCatggaaaaaacaaatatggGAATTGGATACTGATCCTGATAATAACGGTTTCCAAAACGAGGATTTCATAGTTTGGATGAGAACCGCTGCTTTGCCTACTTTCAGGAAATTATACCGCAGGGTCGATCATTCTCAGGCAAATTTTACCAATGGTTTAAAACGAGGAACTTACATTTTGCAAGTTGAATATA attATAATGTATCTACGTTTAGTTCAACGAAACGGATGATCCTTAGTACAACTTCCATATTGGGTGGAAAGAATCCTTTCCTCGGTATAGCTTACATTGTTGTCGGTTGTGTTTGTCTACTTTTAGGTATTGGATTGTTGTTTATACACATCAAATGCGGAAAAAG TACTAGTGAAATGATAAACGTAAACCCTAGAACGCCATATCAATAG
- the LOC130443154 gene encoding ankyrin repeat domain-containing protein 29 yields MSLKKESLSDVQLHLAALNGDISLLRKILDSGKVHVDSRDKDGTTPLILAAANGHYECVKELIEQGADPKSKRITGTTPLFFAAQGGFLDIVQYLLDKGAPVDSLSVDGGSPLFVACQCGHIDVVKELINRGAQVNTHMKDKASPLFIAAQNGHYKILVFLLAQGAEIDSRRTDGATPLWIAAQMGHDHIVAQLLRAGSKVDAARHDGATPLFKASHKGHSAVVGELLKYKPSLDVLPNGETALHAAAFSGSLPVCKQLIAAGANPCQKNQENHTPAEIALKHRYNGVADYLRNCENRGHTKK; encoded by the exons atgtctCTAAAG aAAGAATCTTTATCAGATGTACAGTTGCACTTGGCCGCGCTCAATGGAGACATTTCGTTActtagaaaaattttagataGTGGAAAAGTCCACGTGGATTCCAGAGATAAG gATGGAACGACACCGTTGATATTAGCGGCTGCCAATGGACATTACGAATGCGTAAAAGAGCTTATAGAACAGGGAGCGGATCCAAAATCAAAAAGAATA ACAGGCACAACTCCATTATTTTTCGCAGCTCAAGGAGGATTTCTGGATATTGTCCAATATCTATTGGATAAAGGAGCTCCAGTAGACTCTTTAAGCGta gaTGGCGGTAGTCCCTTATTTGTAGCTTGTCAATGCGGTCACATAGACGTAGTTAAAGAATTGATCAATAGAGGGGCCCAAGTTAATACTCATATGAAg GATAAAGCAAGTCCCCTTTTCATAGCTGCTCAAAACggtcattataaaatattagtatttttattgGCGCAAGGAGCCGAAATCGATTCGAGACGAACGGACGGGGCGACCCCATTGTGGATAGCGGCGCAAATGGGACACGATCACATAGTAGCGCAGCTTTTGAGGGCCGGTTCAAAAGTTGACGCTGCCAGGCat gATGGAGCAACGCCTCTTTTCAAAGCATCGCACAAAGGTCATTCGGCAGTAGTAGgtgaattattaaaatacaaacCTTCCTTAGATGTCCTACCA aacgGAGAAACGGCCTTACACGCGGCCGCTTTTTCAGGTAGCCTTCCTGTTTGTAAACAGCTAATAGCTGCCGGAGCTAATCCTTGTCAGAAAAATCAAGAGAATCATACTCCTGCAGAAATAGCCTTGAAGCACAGATACAACGGTGTTGCCGATTATttgagaaattgtgaaaatcgtgGCCACACTAAGAAATAA